From one Streptomyces sp. CA-210063 genomic stretch:
- a CDS encoding metallophosphoesterase family protein codes for MAPTPGGRRGTRIHVVSDVHGNARDLAGAGEGADALVCLGDLVLFLDYADHSRGIFPDLFGAENATRLVELRTARRFEEASELGARLWAGVGEDRGAVIEKAVRKQYAEMFAAFPTPTYATYGNVDMPRLWPEYAAEGTTVLDGERVEIGGWVFGFVGGGLRTPMRTPYEISDEEYAAKIEAVGEVDVLCTHIPPEVPELVYDTVARRFERGSRALLEAIRRTRPRYSLFGHVHQPLARRMRIGATECVNVGHFAGSGKPWALEW; via the coding sequence ATGGCACCCACACCAGGCGGCAGGCGCGGGACGCGCATTCACGTGGTCAGCGACGTGCACGGCAACGCACGCGATCTGGCCGGAGCGGGCGAAGGCGCCGACGCCCTGGTGTGCCTCGGTGACCTGGTCCTCTTCCTCGACTACGCCGACCACTCCCGCGGCATCTTCCCCGACCTCTTCGGCGCCGAGAACGCCACCCGGCTCGTCGAACTGCGCACCGCCCGCCGCTTCGAGGAGGCGAGCGAACTCGGGGCCCGGCTCTGGGCGGGCGTGGGCGAGGACCGAGGCGCCGTGATCGAGAAGGCGGTCCGTAAGCAGTACGCCGAGATGTTCGCGGCCTTCCCCACGCCGACGTACGCCACGTACGGCAATGTCGATATGCCGAGGCTCTGGCCGGAGTACGCGGCGGAGGGGACGACCGTGCTGGACGGGGAGCGCGTCGAGATCGGAGGCTGGGTCTTCGGCTTCGTGGGCGGCGGACTGCGCACCCCCATGCGGACGCCGTACGAGATCAGCGACGAGGAGTACGCGGCGAAGATCGAGGCGGTGGGAGAGGTGGACGTGCTGTGCACGCACATCCCGCCGGAGGTCCCCGAGCTGGTGTACGACACGGTCGCGCGCCGTTTCGAGCGGGGGAGCCGGGCGCTGCTGGAGGCGATCCGCAGGACGCGGCCCCGGTACTCGCTGTTCGGGCATGTCCATCAGCCGTTGGCACGGCGGATGCGGATCGGGGCGACCGAGTGCGTGAACGTGGGGCACTTCGCCGGGAGCGGGAAGCCGTGGGCGTTGGAGTGGTGA
- a CDS encoding SRPBCC family protein, with amino-acid sequence MAEFTSSSITIEAAAADVMGVIADFARYPDWTGEVKEAEVLKADDQGRAEQVRLVMDAGAIKDDQTLAYTWSGANEVSWTLVKSQMLRSLDGSYILKPVGDSVTEVTYQLTVDVKIPMLGMIKRKAEKVIIDRALAGLKKRVEAGA; translated from the coding sequence ATGGCGGAATTCACCAGTTCGAGCATCACGATCGAGGCTGCGGCGGCTGACGTCATGGGAGTGATCGCCGACTTCGCCCGCTACCCGGACTGGACGGGCGAGGTGAAGGAGGCGGAGGTGCTCAAGGCCGACGACCAGGGCCGCGCCGAGCAGGTCCGGCTCGTCATGGACGCGGGCGCGATCAAGGACGACCAGACGCTGGCGTACACCTGGTCCGGGGCGAACGAGGTCTCCTGGACGCTGGTCAAGTCCCAGATGCTGCGGTCCCTCGACGGGTCCTACATCCTGAAGCCGGTCGGCGACTCGGTCACCGAGGTGACGTATCAGCTGACCGTGGACGTCAAGATCCCGATGCTCGGGATGATCAAGCGCAAGGCGGAGAAGGTGATCATCGATCGGGCGCTGGCGGGGCTGAAGAAGCGGGTCGAAGCGGGCGCCTGA